In Lentimicrobium sp. L6, the following proteins share a genomic window:
- a CDS encoding manganese efflux pump, translating into MMQEIITYIVPVLVLMDIFFLSIAGGVTLHPYKWTETIKISLIFSIVNGLAAVIAFGFSFLISPLISDFSNIAGQLFIAFVAVRMMTDAKKIKNEERTFLVEDNKIVWSLALASSFSIFLVFLGLGFLGLDSNAPIIILFTASLLLSQMGLFFGSHYKPVRLGRSSKLAGGFLILVITILNFII; encoded by the coding sequence ATGATGCAAGAAATAATAACATATATAGTCCCCGTATTAGTACTCATGGATATTTTCTTTTTATCCATAGCCGGAGGTGTAACACTTCATCCATACAAATGGACGGAAACTATTAAAATCAGTTTGATTTTTTCAATTGTAAATGGTCTAGCTGCTGTTATTGCATTTGGATTTTCTTTTTTAATCAGCCCATTAATCTCTGACTTTTCAAATATTGCGGGTCAATTATTTATAGCTTTTGTGGCAGTTCGAATGATGACCGATGCCAAAAAGATAAAAAATGAAGAACGAACTTTTCTAGTGGAAGACAACAAGATAGTTTGGTCATTGGCTTTGGCCTCCTCATTTAGTATATTTCTTGTATTTCTAGGATTAGGTTTTCTAGGACTAGATAGTAATGCTCCAATTATTATTTTATTCACTGCCTCACTCCTCCTCAGTCAAATGGGATTGTTTTTTGGTAGTCATTATAAGCCAGTAAGGCTTGGAAGAAGCAGTAAACTAGCCGGAGGATTCTTAATATTAGTGATTACGATTCTAAATTTCATCATATGA
- a CDS encoding nucleoside kinase: MKELKQIKIYCENKEVEKNYPIGTTLLEILEKEKPKTKYPILGAMLNNSLKELDYAIYKPKRVRFIDYTHPDGKRMYMRSLSFILFKAVRDMFPEAKLKIKHSVSNGFYCKLEGIDEESNYKDITAQLKLEMQKTVAADFSFNREEIPTEDAIKIFEEYKLYDKCELIKTRQQFYSSVYQMDGVVNYFYGYLVPSTSYIQVFDLLAYHDGMLLLPPKTENPNELEEVINQPKLFEAFSEFKDWVNIIGIPNVGQLNTATQEKKVGQVIKISEALQEKKIASIAERVGKRRQDLKLILISGPSSSGKTTFAKRLSIQLNVIGIDPIVLSMDNYFVERELTPKDENGELDFENPHALDIKLFNNNLLDLFDGKEIDLPKFSFATGKKFYDGSKLKLKENSILLVEGIHGLNPMLSEMIPNNRKFKIYVSALTPLSIDSTNRIPTTDNRLIRRIVRDHNYRNYSALDTLQRWASVRNGEETHIFPFQEEADVMFNTALLYELGVLKIWAEPILRAVPPVVPEYSEARRLLKFLSYIKPIFTKEIPPTSILREFLDGSSFSYS; this comes from the coding sequence ATGAAAGAGCTAAAGCAAATAAAAATATATTGTGAAAATAAAGAAGTAGAGAAAAACTATCCCATTGGAACTACTTTATTAGAAATCCTTGAAAAAGAAAAACCAAAGACAAAATACCCCATTCTTGGCGCTATGCTCAATAATAGTTTGAAAGAATTGGACTATGCCATATACAAACCCAAAAGAGTTCGATTTATCGACTATACACATCCCGATGGCAAGAGAATGTATATGCGTTCCCTGTCTTTTATTTTATTTAAAGCGGTGCGGGACATGTTTCCCGAAGCCAAATTAAAAATTAAGCACTCTGTATCCAATGGCTTCTATTGCAAACTCGAAGGTATCGATGAAGAATCTAACTATAAAGACATTACTGCCCAACTAAAATTAGAAATGCAGAAAACAGTTGCTGCTGATTTTAGTTTTAACCGGGAGGAAATCCCTACTGAAGATGCCATCAAGATATTTGAAGAGTATAAATTGTATGACAAATGCGAACTCATTAAAACTCGTCAACAATTCTACAGTTCCGTTTATCAAATGGATGGGGTCGTTAATTATTTTTATGGATATTTAGTTCCCTCCACCTCCTATATTCAAGTATTCGATTTACTGGCTTATCACGATGGAATGCTTTTATTACCGCCAAAAACAGAAAATCCGAACGAACTGGAGGAGGTTATCAATCAACCCAAACTCTTCGAAGCTTTCAGCGAATTTAAGGATTGGGTAAACATTATTGGAATTCCAAACGTAGGGCAGTTAAACACAGCTACACAAGAAAAAAAGGTTGGACAAGTCATTAAAATATCTGAAGCACTGCAAGAAAAAAAAATAGCCAGTATAGCTGAAAGGGTAGGAAAGAGAAGACAAGACCTAAAACTCATACTTATCTCAGGCCCGTCTTCTTCTGGGAAAACTACATTTGCTAAACGACTCTCTATTCAACTCAATGTCATAGGCATCGATCCTATTGTTCTTTCTATGGACAATTATTTTGTGGAAAGAGAGTTGACTCCAAAAGATGAAAATGGTGAACTCGATTTTGAAAACCCTCATGCTTTAGATATCAAACTCTTCAACAATAATCTTTTGGATTTGTTTGACGGAAAAGAAATAGACCTTCCTAAATTTTCTTTTGCAACAGGCAAAAAATTCTACGATGGTTCCAAACTTAAATTAAAAGAAAATAGCATTCTATTGGTTGAAGGTATCCATGGCTTAAATCCCATGCTATCCGAAATGATTCCTAACAATCGAAAATTTAAAATATACGTATCGGCTTTAACACCTTTAAGTATCGATTCTACCAACAGAATACCTACCACAGATAACAGACTAATCAGAAGAATTGTAAGAGACCATAATTACCGAAATTACTCAGCATTAGACACCCTTCAACGATGGGCAAGCGTTAGAAATGGTGAAGAAACCCATATTTTTCCATTCCAGGAAGAAGCCGATGTAATGTTTAATACCGCTTTATTATACGAATTGGGGGTGCTAAAAATATGGGCAGAACCTATTTTAAGAGCCGTACCCCCAGTAGTTCCAGAATACTCCGAAGCCAGAAGGCTTTTAAAGTTCCTATCCTATATTAAACCTATTTTCACTAAAGAGATCCCTCCTACTTCAATACTTAGAGAGTTTCTGGATGGGAGTAGCTTTAGTTATTCTTAA